The segment aagacttgaagaaggGGGCATTTGTAGTCACTTAaagtttattaaatataaatttataaagttgttcggattatattaaattaatgaacatattagtccaaataaattttatggattaatataattgatttaattatttaaattcaaataaatatgaatttaattaaagcccgctccataaagcccataagatatttcacttaaatctgattggccgAAGGGAATCCTGTTCTAATCGCAACTCCTctttctaaaactataaataggggtctcataattcaaaaaagggaacagaaaattctaaacaagaagctagagaaaatcCGTGGTACAAACaccatttaattctctacaaagctacaagtttaagaattcaagcattcaagttcaagaacgatgaAAGATCAAGACcatcaaattcaagaacaagctcgaagccctttaattcaaataaaagtcaaaatcaagataaagttcaaattcaagttcatcagagattcaagaacaagctttaaagcccttgaatatatatttgaaaaggtgaattcagaggaatcataAAGAGtgtaacactcgcatttgaTATAACAAAATCGATTGTTGTTATAATTTcccgttcttgattattattttctaaatatcCTCATTTCTAATTTAATCGCTCCTAGTATGATTATAAATTTACCTCTAACATCTTCGTGTGAGTTTTTGATTGACTAGCAGCGTTCCAACCCATATGTAATAATCCCAAGAAAcattttcacttttttataTTCAGTAACAATTTGATTTTACAATattcattttaactttataaaataatttataattacacAAACCtctataacttattttaagttacaaaactttatttataaattaaaatcgaATAATATTTACCTTCATCGAATGTTTACACCAAAGTAATGCATACatattgtatttaaattaataattcattttatttcattatataatataataatgtattttatatttatttgatataaataatCAGTACGGATAAGTTTCTTTAATTAAAACCAGACAAAATACAACAAACGGTTCAATAAAAAGAAGAGAGTAGTGTAAGTGATGGGAGAAAAGGGCTAAATTCATCCCTTAACTATGACTAAGGTTTAGCATACATCCTTGTACTATAATAGTTAACAAGAAACatccttttaatatttaaaatgtaacAAAATTCAGACTTCCATCTATTCCAGTTAAAAAAGTAACGTTGCTttttcaaaaagtgattttcTCTCTCCCATCTCCCTAATTTGCCCCTCTCAAATCTGTCTCATCATCTTCCATATTCAGCAATACCAAGAAAGAATTGaaactcctttttttttttttgaacttcacaaaataatcaagatcaAGAACAAATTTTCTCTTCAACAAGAGTTGAAACTGTCTAGAGGGCGATACACAACCAAGGTAAAGGAATAAAAATCATTGaatatttctacttttttttattcgaAAAATATTTGCAATTTTCTATTTCTCGAACTAAAACATCttcattcttaaaaataatagatattGTGGGTTGCATCACAACAACTAACTGGAACAATGTCGATTCGAAGTTTAAGCGGTCGATCGTCCACACCCAACTATGGTACTATCGATTTTCAAGACATTTTAagcattttaaatataatttacaatGCCTTTCATATCGATttgtaaatattattgattttaaaaggctatattaagttttttatttgatatataaagTTTTGTTTTATGGATATCCATTATAATGAACTTGTAGTTCTTTGTTGGCTTTATGTATTCAgatttgtattatatttgaaaaaataacaatttttacGTCGTTGATTACTTGATAGTATATATGCAGATTCTATGAATGAGTCATCATTTTTCACAATTAAAGTACATCATGGTGGATCATATGTGCATAGTTCGACAAGAGGCTACATAGGTGGAAAAATCGAATATTTTGACTATGTCGACAGTGCAATGATTAATATAATAGATTTTAAGAATATGGCGGAACAATGTGGTTATGACAAGGAATCTGTGGTATTCTGGCACAAATATGGTTTAAACTCTTATAAGGCTCGATTAGTGGGGAGTAATATGGAAGCCGCTAAAGTTGTTACTTGCATTCCAAAGGATAGAGTAGTTGAGatatattttgaacatttgAATTTTTATCATGATGATAATCAATGTGTCAATgagataaaaaagaattatttgctGGTAAATGACACAGAGGCACAGAGTGATGAATTTGACGATGAGGATTTTAATGATTCTGACTATTCTTTGGAGGAGGATgatctgttattttcaaaaaatgttgATCCTTCTGTTGAATCTTTTGAGATCGATATAActgtgaaaaagaagaaaagtgacgaaaatcaaaattatgttAGTGAAGAAATGCATAAAAAGATGCAAAATGAGGAGGGTGACTCAGATTGTGTAGATTTTGATGATACAAAGAGTTTGAATAGCGATTGCGATTCTGAATTTGAAGATTGTAACTTTCCGAAGCACAACCCAAAAATAGGTGCCTTTAATCCTGAATTAGAGTTGGGAATGATATTTGGTAACAAAAAGGAATTCAAGGAAGCCGTGGTTGCAAGTCAAGCCAAAATAGGAAAGTCAATTCGGTGGATCAAAGATGACAGAGAAAGAGCTAGGGCCAAATGCAGAACTAATGCTTGTAAGTGGAGGATATTTGGATCTCTAATGCAAAGGGATATATGTACTTTTCAAATCAAGACGTATGTTTCCGAGCATACTTGTTTTGGGTGGAACTATAACAACAAAACCATCAATTCTACTTGGATTGCAAAGAAGTATGTTGATAGAGTTAAGTCAAATAAGAACTGGAAAACATCAGAATTCAGGGATACATTGAGTAGGGAATTAAAGTTGCATGTGAGTATGCATCAAGCAAGAAGGGCAAAGGAAAAAGCTATTGCAATGATCGACGGAGATATAAATGATCAGTTTGGCATATTATGGAATTATTGCAATGAAATTATTCGCACCAATCCTGGAACTTCTGTTTTCATGAAACTAACTCCAAATGAGATTCCGAATAAGCCAATGAGATTTCAGaggttttatatttgttttgcagcTTGTAAAGCAGGATTTAAGGCTGGTTGTCGAAAGATTATTGGGGTCGATGGATGTTGGCTGAAGAATACTATGTATGGGGCACAATTGCTATCAGCTGTTACTTTGGATGGAAATAATAACATCTTTCCAATAGCTTATGCTATAGTCGAGaaagaaaataaggaaatatgGCAATGGTTCTTAACCTACTTGATGAATGATCTTGAGATTGAAGAGCAATACTTGTGGACTTTTATGTCAGATAAGCAAAAAGGGCTTATTGAAGCTTTTGATTTAGTGTTGCCTGGTGTTTCTCATAGATTTTGTGTGCGACATTTGCATAGTAATTTCAAGAGAGCTGGATATTCTGGAATGGCTTTAAAAAATGCTCTTTGGAAAGCAGCTTTAGCAACAACTGTTGACAGGTTTGATGCTTGTATGACTGATTTGTTTGAATTAGATAAAGATGCTTATGCATGGCTTTCTGCTAAAGTGCCTAGTGAATGGTCAAGATCACATTTCTCGCCTCTTCCTAAATGTGACATTCTTTTGAACAACCAATGTGAGGTTTTTAATAAGTTTATTCTCGATGCAAGAGATAAACCAATTGTTAAACTTCTCGAGACCATTAGGCACTTACTCATGACAAGAATTAATGCTAACAGGGAGAAAGCTGAAAAATGGAATTTGAGTGATGTTTGTCCTACTATTAAGAAGAAGTTGGCCAAAACTATGAAGAAAGCTGCTAATTATATTCCCAAAAGGTCGAACATGTGGAACTATGAGGTGATTGGGCCTGTCGAAGGTGATAATTGGGCTGTTGACTTATATAATAGAACCTGTAGTTGTAGACAATGGGAATTATCAGGAGTTCCTTGTAAACATGCTATATCCTCGATTTGGTTGAAAAATGATGAGGTTTTAAACTATGTTGATGATTGCTACAAGGTTGATACGTATCAAAAAATTTATGGAGCTTCAATATTACCCATGAATGGCCCTGATTTATGGCCTAAGTCACCGAATCCTCCACTATTTCCACCTTCTTACTTgaataataagaagaaaggaaagaaacaaaaattaagaaagaaagaagatgaTGAACCAGGGTCTAGTAGGATGAAGTTAAAACGGAAACAAAAATCAGTTGATTGTAGAATATGTGGTAAACCCGGCCACAACAGTAGAACTTGCAGCTTCTCTTCACATGACATTGAAATTCAATCGTCGGACTACCTTCATAGTTTGGATTCCATCATGGTCGAGGAAGCATCAAGTTGTCGAAATGTTGAAAAGCAACCTGTAAGaatattcaaatattcatatttaagttatttttattgtagctTACTGGTATaactatattcatatttaatatttaatttcttatttcagGTTAGAAGAGGTACATCTCAAGCCAGCCAACAACGTCAGAGCTTTCCATCTATATGAAGTTGCAACATTgaagaaaatacatttttatctttgtttttttttatatgtgtgactagtttttgttttttcatttgttaTGTTCTTGTGCATGGAactaatgaaaaatgttttagctttatcatgatttaattACACTAGACTTTGCtgttttttgcttattttgtgGTGTCTTTGTTGTTACTTTAGCTTTTTATGTTACTAAAATCAtgagtttttttcttcttctcagtaatgttttgttttttttttggtttttttttgttttttttttggggtggtgGTGGGTGGGGGGGCATTATTTTGCTGTTTTGTTGTTGGTTtaccaatttattttttttttttggcaattttGCAGGTTTAAGTTGTTTTTCTTACCATTTTtctgcctttttttttttttgattttttagtgGTTATTTGGTAGTTTAAAGTCCTCAAGAtgtgaaaaggaaagaaatgctTAAATTGACTTGAATATCgataatatcataattgagCGTGGACGATAAATCACTTAAACTTCTAAGCGATATGGTTCCGATTAGTTGTTATATAGCAATCCACAATAGCTAGTGTTTAAAAGAATGAAGATGCTTTAgtttgaaaaatagaaaattgctTATATTTtcgaataaaaaaaactaaaaaatttcaatgaTTCTTTATTTGTGTATGGTTCTCTGCCCTgtttttttggaaaaagaaaaacaaatgatCTAGATCTTGAGTATTTtgtgaagttaaaaaaaaattgagtttcaATTGTTTTTGGGTGTTGCTGAATATGGGAAGATGATGAGACATATTTGAGAGGGGCAAATTAGGGAGATGGGAGAGAGAAAATCACTTTTTGGAAAAGCAACGTTACTTTTTTAACTGGAATAGATGGAAGTCTGAATTTTgttacattttaaatattaaaaggatGTTTCTTGTTAACTATTATAGTACAAGGATGTATGCTAAACCTTAGTCATAGTTAAGGGATGAATTTAGCCCTTTTCTCTAAGTGATGGAATATAGCAGATTTCATGGACCAAAGTTGACTAGTCAACCCCTTATTTTCTTGAGCCCAAAACACAAGTTGTTTCAAAACGCCGATCTCtagaatcaaattaaaaataagtctTTTCACAGCACATCTTATTCTGTGGCAGTTTGGCATCCCACTTTCTCCAAAAATTTCTCCCCTTCCATacctatctttaaaaaaaattgattttcttccttagctaaaattaacaaaaagaaTCATGGATGATTATAGATCAAAATGTTATGGTGATGGTATTGAACAATATCATGAACCCCAATTTTCTAATGGTTACAGTGCAACTTCTGTTGGTGCACCACCCTTACCACCACCTCCAGCCCATCACAACAAAGATTTGAAGCTTAAGAAAGGGAGAAGCAGTAGTGGGTCATCTTGGAATTTCAATGATCCTGAGTTCCAGAGGAAGAGAAGAGTTGCTAGTTATAAAGTTTACTCTGTTGAAGGCAAAGTGAAAGGCTCTTTAAGGAGGAGTTTAAGATGGTTTAAAGATAAGTATACACAAGTTTTATATGGATGGAggtgattattttttatcatacttgtgttttcattcattttttcttaatcttGTATTTTGCTCTGTTTTTAACTTATACATGTggatttttcttcttgtttttattGGGTTTTCTTTTGACTATACTAGTTATAGTGTTTTGATTACTTTATGTATGAATACCTTGAGTGTTTTATTATGTGTTTGAAacttaattttatgttttaatttattttccaaGTGAGTTTTTGAGgattatgtttatgatgaattaattatACTTGTAGGAGTTAGCAAAATTGGGGATACTTTATCTTTTATAGGCTGGCTGGCTGGCTGTCATGTTTCTTGTTAAATGCCGGTtcattttattacattttgTTGTCATTACTAATTTCTGTCGGTTCAATTtctaaaataagataaaagttatgttattattattatactgcAACATTTTTGTATGCTGTGGGTGGGTACAATTGacaggaagaaaaaaaaaatatataaataattttattatgttcaaaaaattaggcgaaaatattatttttaaagtatttgaaTCCAATTTAAATACTAGTACTACTTACTTTTGTATTTTCATTAGGAAACTCTATCTTTTGTAAACCCAcgaaattatatttaatatatttgaagaaaatattttaaaattttctgaaCAAGCTTTGTGTACTTCTTAATTTGTCAACTAACTAATATTCTTGGCCTGGCTAATTGATCTTGCCAGTTGTGTCGGTGATAAAAATTCTATACTATACTAATATAGTGTTTAGTGTATGTATTGTTctctcaaaaataattttaactaccccatatatatatatatatatatatatatatatatatatatatatgttaaagacataaatataaatatgtcatttaatttGGTCTCATTTTGCGttaatattcttcaattttgaatATGCACAAGTAAACActaaaacttgtataaagttgaacaagttgacacatgtgtgtttatttgtcaattttatacaaatttaagtgtctatttatgCACATCAAAAGTTAAAggatacaaatataatttgaagttaagttaaaggacatattagccaagttaaaggacatttttttgtaatatgccctttaacttggcttcgtAGGAGTACACATACAAAAGTTCACCTCATCTTTTCTCACAAGCCAATGCTCGACTTGTGAGAATGAATGATAGACACCTCAACATCCACAGCGATCGCAGTCTAGCATAGCAAAATCGATGGggaaaataatttatctacTTGATGAGAATgtcaaataatatattcaggCCTCTTAATGAAGCAATCCGACTATAGCAACCTCATCAGAGTGGGCTTGGGATTCTCATGCTTCAAATGAGACCATATCAATGTTGGAGTGATAAATGTTATTATAAGCAAAAGAACTAATCTCAATGACCTGCAAAGTCGAGACACATACGAAACATGTCTGTCCTCTAATACATAGTTCACTCAAATTGTCAATAAGTATGAGGCTGAAAAGTTGTACCTAAATCCAAATAATGAAACTAGTAATGGCACGGATAAGAATTACTTCATTTTAAAGGTAATAACATagtcaattaataaaataaagtctTTTTGACTCTTTCCTCTTAAAATAATGATAGCCTATATCCTTAATATCTTTGATTAATGATTATTATACCAATGACTCGAGTACTATTTACAAGTTGATAAAACATATCATAAATGATTAAGTCCATTCAATAATTT is part of the Solanum pennellii chromosome 8, SPENNV200 genome and harbors:
- the LOC114078346 gene encoding uncharacterized protein LOC114078346, translating into MSIRSLSGRSSTPNYDSMNESSFFTIKVHHGGSYVHSSTRGYIGGKIEYFDYVDSAMINIIDFKNMAEQCGYDKESVVFWHKYGLNSYKARLVGSNMEAAKVVTCIPKDRVVEIYFEHLNFYHDDNQCVNEIKKNYLLVNDTEAQSDEFDDEDFNDSDYSLEEDDLLFSKNVDPSVESFEIDITVKKKKSDENQNYVSEEMHKKMQNEEGDSDCVDFDDTKSLNSDCDSEFEDCNFPKHNPKIGAFNPELELGMIFGNKKEFKEAVVASQAKIGKSIRWIKDDRERARAKCRTNACKWRIFGSLMQRDICTFQIKTYVSEHTCFGWNYNNKTINSTWIAKKYVDRVKSNKNWKTSEFRDTLSRELKLHVSMHQARRAKEKAIAMIDGDINDQFGILWNYCNEIIRTNPGTSVFMKLTPNEIPNKPMRFQRFYICFAACKAGFKAGCRKIIGVDGCWLKNTMYGAQLLSAVTLDGNNNIFPIAYAIVEKENKEIWQWFLTYLMNDLEIEEQYLWTFMSDKQKGLIEAFDLVLPGVSHRFCVRHLHSNFKRAGYSGMALKNALWKAALATTVDRFDACMTDLFELDKDAYAWLSAKVPSEWSRSHFSPLPKCDILLNNQCEVFNKFILDARDKPIVKLLETIRHLLMTRINANREKAEKWNLSDVCPTIKKKLAKTMKKAANYIPKRSNMWNYEVIGPVEGDNWAVDLYNRTCSCRQWELSGVPCKHAISSIWLKNDEVLNYVDDCYKVDTYQKIYGASILPMNGPDLWPKSPNPPLFPPSYLNNKKKGKKQKLRKKEDDEPGSSRMKLKRKQKSVDCRICGKPGHNSRTCSFSSHDIEIQSSDYLHSLDSIMVEEASSCRNVEKQPVRRGTSQASQQRQSFPSI
- the LOC107028062 gene encoding uncharacterized protein LOC107028062, encoding MDDYRSKCYGDGIEQYHEPQFSNGYSATSVGAPPLPPPPAHHNKDLKLKKGRSSSGSSWNFNDPEFQRKRRVASYKVYSVEGKVKGSLRRSLRWFKDKYTQVLYGWR